A genomic window from Oscillospiraceae bacterium includes:
- a CDS encoding AMP-binding protein, whose translation MKQKNYPLYNVKEFGSIREMLLLASKEAGDRYAFKYKDKNSTLHEITYNSFRQDTVYLGTAIESLECGECHISAIGENSYDWVTVYLSVLQSKNVFVPIDKDLPDKDLLYVLNDCDSSILFYAKKHESFIRENRASLPAFKYFIGFEREENDGEFLSYEKLIAAGKKEVDSGNNSFEKIRNNIEKLKMVVYTSGTTGLAKGVMLSEKNLVFSVYYGLQVSTVYDICLSVLPYHHTYEGVCGILVSLHMHATICINDNLRNTAKNLLFYKPSYIIIVPALAEVLYNKVWLSAAEKKMDVKLKKLIAFSNSLRNIGIDLRKPLFKTLRAAFGGNLRKIVCGGAPIRPEIGEFFDSIGIDLINGYGITECSPLVSANRDRFNDFRTTGVKLPCIDVKLDDVTGDGEGEICVKGPIVMMGYYKNPEATKAVLSDDGWFKTGDYGKINELGQISITGRKKNVIVLANGKNIYPEEIEGYISAIPLVSEVIVSAFKDDLGNESALCAEIFPNLDMLKALNITDTLDALKTEIRKQLDKLPSYKQVTKIIVRDQEFEKTTSRKIKRNAARQEIKKASV comes from the coding sequence CAAAAGAGGCGGGAGACAGGTATGCATTCAAGTATAAAGATAAGAATTCTACGCTTCACGAAATAACATACAATAGTTTTAGACAGGATACTGTTTATCTGGGCACTGCGATTGAATCGCTCGAATGCGGCGAATGCCATATTTCCGCTATAGGCGAAAACAGTTATGACTGGGTTACGGTATATCTTTCTGTTCTTCAGTCAAAAAATGTTTTTGTACCGATAGACAAGGATTTACCTGATAAAGATCTTCTTTATGTTTTGAACGACTGTGATTCTTCAATACTTTTCTATGCGAAAAAGCATGAGAGCTTTATTCGAGAGAACCGCGCGTCATTGCCGGCGTTCAAATATTTTATCGGCTTTGAACGCGAAGAAAACGACGGAGAATTTCTTTCATATGAAAAATTAATAGCCGCGGGGAAAAAAGAAGTTGATTCCGGGAACAACAGCTTTGAAAAAATCAGAAATAATATTGAAAAACTGAAAATGGTCGTATATACCTCCGGGACAACAGGTTTGGCGAAAGGCGTAATGCTTTCTGAAAAGAACCTTGTATTCAGTGTATATTACGGGCTTCAGGTTTCGACTGTTTATGATATCTGCCTTTCAGTTCTTCCGTATCATCACACATATGAAGGCGTGTGCGGCATTCTCGTTTCTCTGCATATGCACGCTACGATCTGTATAAACGACAATCTCCGGAACACCGCGAAAAATTTGCTTTTTTACAAGCCCAGCTATATTATAATCGTCCCTGCGCTTGCGGAAGTATTGTATAATAAGGTCTGGCTTTCCGCTGCTGAAAAGAAAATGGATGTGAAGCTTAAAAAGCTGATCGCGTTTTCAAACAGCTTAAGGAATATCGGAATAGATTTGAGAAAACCGCTGTTTAAGACATTACGTGCCGCTTTCGGCGGAAATCTCAGAAAAATCGTATGCGGCGGAGCGCCTATTCGTCCTGAGATAGGTGAATTTTTTGATTCCATCGGAATAGATCTTATCAACGGATACGGTATAACCGAATGCTCTCCGCTTGTGAGCGCAAACCGTGACAGATTCAACGATTTTCGCACCACCGGCGTAAAATTGCCCTGTATTGATGTAAAACTCGACGATGTAACTGGCGACGGAGAAGGCGAAATTTGTGTCAAGGGTCCGATCGTAATGATGGGATATTATAAAAACCCCGAGGCGACAAAAGCTGTCCTTTCGGACGACGGTTGGTTTAAAACCGGAGATTACGGAAAGATCAACGAGCTCGGACAAATCTCAATTACTGGCCGCAAAAAAAATGTAATAGTTTTGGCGAACGGCAAGAATATATATCCCGAAGAAATTGAAGGATACATCTCGGCAATCCCGCTCGTGAGCGAAGTAATTGTTTCCGCCTTCAAGGATGATCTAGGAAATGAAAGCGCTCTCTGCGCGGAAATATTCCCGAATCTTGATATGCTGAAAGCTCTTAATATCACCGACACTCTCGATGCGTTAAAAACAGAAATAAGGAAACAGCTTGACAAGCTTCCGTCATACAAGCAGGTTACAAAAATCATCGTACGCGATCAGGAGTTTGAGAAAACAACATCGAGAAAGATCAAGAGAAATGCAGCGAGACAGGAAATTAAAAAAGCATCTGTATGA